One window from the genome of Streptomyces cadmiisoli encodes:
- a CDS encoding EamA family transporter, translating into MSTPDAATPPSAPTRAPAAAPAAGGTPHRLGSLGPVGLVLAGGLSVQFGGALAVSLMPRAGALGVVTLRLAVAAIVLMVVCRPRLRGHSRTDWHTVIVFGLTMGAMNGLFYQAVDRIPLGPAVTLEVLGPLALSVVASRRAINFLWAGLALAGVFLLGGGGFDSLDPVGVAFALSAGAMWAAYIVFSARTGRRFPQADGLALAMVVAAVLFLPLGIAESGTKLLDPVVLGLGAGVALLSSVLPYTLELLALRRLPASTFAVMMSLEPAIAALAGFLILHQALSATQAAAIALVVAASMGAVRTQVGRGKAPLPEPFPEQRVGAVRCWATTVGPVTGEPLGTLRERQHECAAHGDSR; encoded by the coding sequence GTGAGCACCCCCGACGCCGCCACCCCGCCGTCCGCACCGACCCGGGCTCCCGCCGCCGCCCCCGCCGCGGGCGGCACCCCGCACCGCCTCGGCTCGCTCGGTCCCGTCGGCCTGGTGCTGGCCGGAGGGCTGTCGGTGCAGTTCGGCGGGGCACTCGCGGTCAGCCTCATGCCGCGGGCCGGCGCGCTCGGCGTCGTCACCCTGCGCCTGGCGGTGGCCGCGATCGTGCTGATGGTGGTCTGCCGGCCCCGGCTGCGCGGCCACTCGCGCACCGACTGGCACACGGTGATCGTCTTCGGTCTCACCATGGGCGCGATGAACGGCCTCTTCTACCAGGCAGTGGACCGCATCCCGCTGGGCCCGGCGGTCACCCTGGAGGTGCTGGGCCCGCTGGCCCTGTCCGTCGTCGCCTCCCGACGCGCGATCAACTTCCTGTGGGCCGGCCTCGCCCTCGCGGGTGTCTTCCTGCTGGGCGGCGGAGGCTTCGACAGCCTCGACCCGGTCGGCGTGGCCTTCGCGCTCTCGGCGGGCGCGATGTGGGCGGCGTACATCGTGTTCAGCGCGCGCACCGGCCGCCGCTTCCCGCAGGCGGACGGGCTGGCGCTGGCCATGGTCGTGGCGGCGGTGCTGTTCCTGCCGCTGGGCATCGCCGAGTCCGGTACGAAGCTGCTCGACCCGGTGGTCCTCGGCCTCGGCGCGGGCGTGGCGCTGCTGTCGTCCGTCCTGCCCTACACCCTCGAACTGCTGGCGCTGCGCCGCCTGCCCGCGTCCACCTTCGCCGTCATGATGAGCCTCGAACCGGCCATCGCCGCACTGGCCGGATTCCTCATCCTCCACCAGGCCCTCTCCGCCACCCAGGCCGCAGCCATCGCCCTGGTGGTCGCGGCGAGCATGGGAGCGGTACGAACCCAGGTGGGCCGCGGCAAGGCGCCGCTGCCGGAGCCGTTTCCTGAGCAACGGGTCGGCGCCGTGAGGTGTTGGGCGACTACGGTCGGACCCGTGACCGGCGAGCCGCTGGGGACACTAAGGGAACGGCAGCATGAGTGTGCAGCACACGGAGACAGCCGGTGA
- a CDS encoding acyclic terpene utilization AtuA family protein, which yields MTVLRIGNASGFYGDRFDAMREMLTGGELDVLTGDYLAELTMLILGRDRLKDPGAGYARTFLRQLEECLGLAHERGVRIVTNAGGLNPAGLADAVRELAGRLGIPARVAHVEGDDLTAAHPGCLAAHAYLGGFGIAACLREGADIVVTGRVTDAALVTGPAAAHFGWGPGDHDRLAGAVVAGHVLECGTQATGGNYSFFRDGDVHRPGFPIAEIEADGTAVITKHPGTGGFVDVGTVTAQLLYETGGARYAGPDVTARLDTVRLTQDGPDRVRVEGVRGEAPPPDLKVGLNRLGGFRNEVTFVLTGLDVDAKAELVRRQMAGALARTPPAEVRWDLVRTDRPDAATEETASALLRLVVRDPDQETVGRPVSGAAIELALASYPGFHVLAPPGRGAPYGVFEAEYVPRDEVPHTAVLHDGRRIPVAAPDGTRALAPVDAPPLPEALPPGPTRPAPLGLVAGARSGDKGGDANVGVWARTDEGWRWLAHELTADRFRELVPESRTLPVTRHVLPGLRALNFVVEGVLGAGVAAQHRFDPQAKALGEWLRSRHLDLPEALL from the coding sequence GTGACGGTCCTGCGCATCGGCAACGCCTCCGGCTTCTACGGCGACCGCTTCGACGCCATGCGCGAGATGCTCACCGGCGGCGAACTGGACGTCCTGACCGGCGACTACCTCGCCGAGCTGACGATGCTCATCCTGGGCCGGGACCGCCTGAAGGACCCCGGTGCCGGCTACGCCCGCACCTTCCTGCGCCAGCTGGAGGAGTGCCTGGGGCTCGCCCACGAGCGGGGCGTGCGGATCGTGACCAACGCGGGCGGGCTCAATCCCGCCGGGCTCGCCGACGCCGTACGGGAGCTGGCCGGACGGCTCGGCATCCCCGCGCGCGTGGCGCATGTCGAGGGCGACGACCTCACCGCGGCGCACCCCGGCTGCCTCGCCGCCCACGCCTACCTGGGCGGCTTCGGCATCGCGGCCTGTCTGCGGGAGGGCGCCGACATCGTGGTGACCGGGCGGGTGACGGACGCGGCCCTGGTCACCGGACCCGCCGCGGCGCACTTCGGCTGGGGGCCGGGCGACCACGACCGGCTCGCGGGGGCCGTCGTCGCCGGGCACGTGCTGGAGTGCGGCACCCAGGCCACCGGCGGCAACTACTCGTTCTTCCGGGACGGCGACGTCCACCGGCCCGGCTTCCCGATCGCCGAGATCGAGGCCGACGGGACCGCCGTCATCACCAAGCACCCCGGGACCGGCGGTTTCGTCGACGTCGGCACGGTGACCGCGCAACTGCTGTACGAGACCGGCGGCGCCCGGTACGCGGGGCCGGACGTCACCGCCCGGCTGGACACCGTACGGCTGACGCAGGACGGCCCCGACCGGGTGCGCGTCGAGGGTGTGCGCGGCGAGGCCCCGCCCCCGGACCTCAAGGTCGGCCTCAACCGGCTCGGCGGCTTCCGCAACGAGGTTACCTTCGTCCTGACCGGCCTCGACGTGGACGCCAAGGCCGAGCTGGTGCGGCGGCAGATGGCGGGCGCGCTGGCCAGGACGCCGCCCGCCGAGGTGCGGTGGGACCTTGTGCGCACCGACCGGCCCGACGCCGCCACCGAGGAGACCGCGAGCGCCCTGCTCCGGCTCGTCGTGCGGGACCCGGACCAGGAGACCGTCGGTCGCCCCGTGAGCGGCGCCGCCATCGAGCTGGCGCTGGCCAGCTACCCCGGCTTCCACGTGCTGGCCCCACCCGGACGGGGCGCGCCCTACGGGGTCTTCGAGGCCGAGTACGTGCCCCGGGACGAGGTCCCGCACACGGCCGTGCTCCACGACGGACGCCGGATCCCGGTGGCCGCGCCCGACGGCACCCGCGCCCTGGCACCCGTCGACGCGCCTCCCCTCCCGGAGGCCCTGCCGCCCGGCCCGACCCGCCCGGCCCCGCTCGGTCTCGTCGCCGGTGCCCGCAGCGGCGACAAGGGCGGCGACGCCAACGTCGGGGTGTGGGCGCGCACGGACGAGGGCTGGCGCTGGCTCGCGCACGAGCTGACGGCCGACCGGTTCCGGGAGCTGGTTCCCGAGAGCCGCACCCTGCCGGTCACCCGGCACGTCCTGCCCGGACTGCGCGCCCTCAACTTCGTCGTCGAGGGCGTCCTCGGCGCCGGCGTCGCCGCCCAGCACCGATTCGACCCGCAGGCCAAGGCCCTCGGCGAATGGCTGCGCTCCCGCCACCTGGATCTGCCGGAGGCCCTGCTGTGA
- a CDS encoding DUF6247 family protein has translation MSVQHTETAGDGPLIPRPDRTPDALRAACAVVAPQLLPAYDQAKDRALAEAVEHGSLGPVHACLQHWSALIEIERHPRTAKAYHRAEYLAQLATSPAEARDHLAAAAAIYRDAARAVRGE, from the coding sequence ATGAGTGTGCAGCACACGGAGACAGCCGGTGACGGACCGCTGATCCCCCGGCCTGACCGGACTCCCGATGCCCTGCGCGCCGCGTGCGCCGTCGTCGCTCCGCAGCTGCTGCCCGCATACGACCAGGCCAAGGACAGGGCACTCGCGGAGGCGGTGGAGCACGGCTCACTCGGGCCCGTGCACGCCTGCCTCCAGCACTGGTCGGCGCTGATCGAGATCGAGCGTCATCCCCGGACGGCGAAGGCGTACCACCGCGCCGAATACCTCGCCCAGCTCGCCACTTCGCCGGCCGAGGCCCGCGACCACCTGGCCGCGGCGGCCGCAATCTACCGTGACGCCGCGCGGGCGGTGCGGGGCGAGTGA
- a CDS encoding TIGR03084 family metal-binding protein, which produces MADPTPVYDDLHAESDELDRLVAELEPERWALPTPAARWTVAHQIAHLAWTDRSALLTVTDPDGFREVVEKALAAPDSFVDDGAEEGAALPPAELLARWREGRAALDAALRAAPSGARFPWYGPPMSGPSMATGRIMETWAHGQDVADALGVAREPTDRLRHVVRIGVRARNFAFGVHGLTPPAEEFRVELVAPSGEVWGHGPEDAAQRVTGTAVDFCLLVTRRAHRADLAVEATGADADRWLDIAQAFAGPPGTGREPRGTAR; this is translated from the coding sequence ATGGCCGACCCGACGCCCGTCTACGACGACCTGCACGCGGAGAGCGACGAACTCGACCGGCTCGTGGCCGAGTTGGAACCGGAGCGCTGGGCGCTCCCGACCCCCGCCGCCCGCTGGACCGTCGCCCACCAGATCGCCCATCTCGCCTGGACCGACCGCTCGGCCCTCCTCACCGTCACGGATCCGGACGGCTTCCGTGAGGTCGTCGAGAAGGCCCTGGCCGCGCCGGACAGCTTCGTCGACGACGGCGCCGAGGAAGGTGCCGCGCTGCCGCCCGCCGAACTGCTGGCGCGCTGGCGCGAGGGGCGTGCCGCACTCGACGCGGCCCTGCGCGCGGCACCGTCCGGCGCCCGTTTCCCCTGGTACGGGCCGCCCATGTCGGGCCCCTCCATGGCCACGGGCCGGATCATGGAGACCTGGGCCCACGGCCAGGACGTCGCCGACGCGCTGGGCGTCGCCCGCGAACCCACCGACCGGCTCCGGCACGTCGTCCGTATCGGTGTCCGCGCGCGGAACTTCGCCTTCGGCGTGCACGGACTCACCCCGCCCGCCGAGGAGTTCCGCGTCGAACTCGTGGCGCCCTCCGGCGAGGTGTGGGGCCACGGTCCCGAGGACGCCGCGCAGCGCGTCACCGGAACCGCGGTCGACTTCTGCCTCCTGGTCACCCGGCGCGCCCACCGCGCCGACCTCGCAGTCGAGGCGACCGGCGCCGACGCCGACCGCTGGCTGGACATCGCCCAGGCGTTCGCGGGGCCGCCCGGTACCGGACGGGAGCCGCGGGGGACCGCGCGGTGA
- a CDS encoding acyl-CoA carboxylase subunit beta has translation MTVLSSALDTTGAEYRANRDAMLAKLADLEAEHAKALAGGGEKYVARHRGRGKLLARERIELLLDPDTPFLELSPLAAWGSEYAVGASLVTGIGVVEGVECLITANDPTVRGGASNPWSLKKALRANDIALANRLPCISLVESGGADLPSQKEIFIPGGAIFRDLTRLSAAGIPTVAVVFGNSTAGGAYIPGMSDHVIMVKEGAKVFLGGPPLVKMATGEESDDESLGGADMHARVSGLADYFAADEPDALRQARRVVARLNHRKAYGDPALAEPPKYDEDELLGIVPGDLRTPFDPREVIARLVDASDFDEFKPRYGTSLATGWASLHGYPIGVLANAQGVLFSEESQKAAQFIQLANQRDIPLLFLHNTTGYMVGSRYEQGGIIKHGAMMINAVSNSRVPHLSVLMGASYGAGHYGMCGRAYDPRFLFAWPSAKSAVMGPQQLAGVLSIVARQSAASKGRPYDEDADAALRAMVEQQIESESLPMFLSGRLYDDGVIDPRDTRTVLGLCLSAVHTAPYEGVRGGFGVFRM, from the coding sequence GTGACCGTCCTGTCCTCCGCCCTGGACACCACCGGCGCCGAGTACCGGGCCAACCGTGACGCGATGCTCGCCAAGCTCGCCGACCTGGAGGCCGAGCACGCCAAGGCCCTCGCGGGCGGCGGCGAGAAGTACGTGGCACGGCACCGCGGGCGCGGCAAGCTGCTCGCCCGCGAACGCATCGAGCTGCTCCTCGACCCCGACACCCCGTTCCTGGAGCTGTCGCCGCTGGCCGCCTGGGGCAGCGAGTACGCCGTGGGGGCGTCGCTGGTCACCGGCATCGGGGTCGTCGAGGGCGTGGAGTGCCTGATCACCGCCAACGACCCGACGGTGCGCGGCGGCGCCAGCAATCCGTGGAGCCTGAAGAAGGCCCTGCGCGCCAACGACATCGCGCTCGCCAACCGGCTGCCCTGCATCAGCCTGGTCGAGTCCGGCGGCGCCGATCTGCCCTCGCAGAAGGAGATCTTCATCCCCGGGGGCGCGATCTTCCGCGACCTCACGCGCCTGTCCGCGGCCGGCATCCCCACCGTCGCCGTGGTGTTCGGGAACTCGACCGCGGGCGGGGCCTACATCCCCGGCATGTCCGATCACGTGATCATGGTCAAGGAGGGGGCGAAGGTCTTCCTCGGCGGACCGCCGCTGGTGAAGATGGCCACCGGCGAGGAGAGCGACGACGAGTCGCTGGGCGGCGCCGACATGCACGCGCGTGTGTCGGGCCTCGCGGACTACTTCGCCGCCGACGAGCCGGACGCCCTGCGCCAGGCCCGGCGCGTGGTCGCCCGCCTCAACCACCGCAAGGCGTACGGCGATCCCGCCCTGGCCGAACCCCCGAAGTACGACGAGGACGAACTGCTCGGCATCGTCCCCGGCGACCTGAGGACGCCCTTCGACCCGCGCGAGGTGATCGCCCGGCTCGTCGACGCCTCCGACTTCGACGAGTTCAAACCGCGCTACGGCACCAGCCTGGCCACCGGCTGGGCGTCCCTGCACGGCTATCCCATCGGTGTCCTGGCGAACGCCCAGGGGGTGCTGTTCAGCGAGGAGTCGCAGAAGGCCGCCCAGTTCATCCAGCTGGCCAACCAGCGCGACATCCCGCTGCTGTTCCTGCACAACACCACCGGCTACATGGTCGGCAGCCGGTACGAGCAGGGCGGCATCATCAAGCACGGCGCGATGATGATCAACGCGGTGTCCAACAGCCGGGTGCCGCATCTGTCCGTCCTGATGGGCGCGTCCTACGGCGCCGGGCACTACGGCATGTGCGGACGCGCCTACGACCCGCGCTTCCTCTTCGCCTGGCCCAGCGCCAAGTCCGCCGTCATGGGCCCGCAGCAGCTCGCCGGTGTGCTGTCCATCGTGGCCCGGCAGTCGGCGGCCTCGAAGGGCCGGCCCTACGACGAGGACGCCGACGCCGCGCTGCGGGCCATGGTGGAGCAGCAGATCGAGTCGGAGTCCCTGCCGATGTTCCTGTCGGGGCGCCTGTACGACGACGGCGTCATCGACCCGCGTGACACCCGCACGGTCCTCGGCCTGTGCCTGTCCGCCGTCCACACGGCGCCCTACGAGGGCGTGCGCGGTGGCTTCGGCGTCTTCCGGATGTGA
- a CDS encoding DUF397 domain-containing protein, translating into MQNSQNLTGATWRKSSYSGSSGGDCLECAPLSTATWRKSSYSGGTGGECIEVADLVPHIAVRDSKNPAHGTLTVTVEAFTAFVSAASRGALTADRA; encoded by the coding sequence ATGCAGAACAGCCAGAACCTGACGGGCGCGACCTGGCGTAAGTCGTCGTACAGCGGAAGCAGCGGCGGTGACTGCCTCGAATGCGCCCCCCTCAGCACCGCCACCTGGCGCAAGTCCTCCTACAGCGGCGGCACCGGAGGCGAGTGCATCGAGGTCGCCGACCTAGTCCCGCACATAGCCGTCCGCGACTCCAAGAACCCCGCCCACGGGACCCTCACCGTCACGGTGGAGGCGTTCACCGCCTTCGTGTCTGCCGCCTCACGGGGAGCCCTCACAGCGGATCGGGCGTGA
- a CDS encoding FAD-binding and (Fe-S)-binding domain-containing protein — protein MTDLQAELREAVRGEVGFDVTSRALTTMDASNYRRVPLGVVAPRDADDVAAALAVCRAHGVPVVPRGGGTSIAGQATGTGVVLDFTRHMNRLVSLDPEARTAVVQPGLVLDRLQEAAAPHGLRFGPDPSTHGRCTLGGMIGNNSCGSHSVAWGTTADSVRELSVLTARGERLRAGRGWTGAPAGLRALVEGELALLRTGFPELPRRISGYALDALLPEHGTDVARSLCGTEGTLGVVTEAVVRLVAAPRARALAVLGYADESAAADAVGGLLPGGSARAGGGGADPGGGPLTIEGMAADLVPSAAGLPRGGAWLFVETGGDTPAEAHARARGLVRAADALDALVVTDPASQRALWRIREDASGTATRLPDGTEAWPGWEDCAVPPARLGAYLRDFRGLLSAHGLRGTPYGHFGDGCIHVRIDFDLLTPKGVAAFRRFSEELAELVVAHGGSLSGEHGDGQARAELLPRMYGPDLVALFERAKAVWDPDDLLNPGMLVRPAPLDAGLRFSVLPREPVDVAFGYPADGGDFSAAVRRCVGVAKCRTAAVEGPAVMCPSYRATGEEEHSTRGRARLLHEMLAGELVTDGWRSTEVRDALDLCLSCKGCRSDCPVGVDMATYKAEFLYHHYAGRRRPAAHYALGRLPVWLRWSARTRAVPLINALARVPPLAHVAKRLAGIAPEREIPRLARRTFSRWWERRRQGAPAAGAGGGLVILWPDTFTEHLSPSVGQAAVRVLEAAGLRVALPPTLHLERPPVGDGLTVALDPLSLLRGRGRVCCGLTYVSTGQLDRARAVLRRTLDLMEPVLDTAAPVVVLEPSCAAALRTDLPELLHDDPRAARLAARVLTFAETLERHAPHWSPPRVDRPAAGQTHCHQHAVLGDAADRRLRAAAGLTGELSGGCCGLAGDFGFARGHFEISRACAEEQLLPSVRAADGTAVVLADGYSCRTQLEQLAGVRGRHLAEVLAQALEDTEPAGKKSREAGK, from the coding sequence ATGACGGATCTTCAGGCGGAGCTGCGTGAGGCCGTCCGGGGCGAGGTGGGGTTCGACGTCACCTCCCGGGCACTGACCACCATGGACGCGTCCAACTACCGACGGGTCCCGCTCGGTGTCGTCGCCCCGCGCGACGCGGACGACGTGGCGGCGGCGCTCGCGGTCTGCCGGGCGCACGGCGTGCCGGTCGTGCCGCGCGGCGGCGGGACGTCCATCGCGGGGCAGGCCACGGGCACGGGCGTGGTGCTGGACTTCACCCGGCACATGAACCGCCTGGTGTCCCTGGACCCCGAGGCGCGCACCGCCGTCGTCCAGCCCGGCCTCGTCCTGGACCGGCTCCAGGAGGCCGCCGCGCCGCACGGCCTGCGCTTCGGCCCGGATCCGTCGACCCACGGCCGCTGCACGCTCGGCGGCATGATCGGCAACAACTCCTGCGGCTCCCACTCGGTGGCCTGGGGGACCACGGCGGACAGCGTGCGGGAGCTGTCGGTGCTCACCGCGCGCGGTGAGCGGCTGCGCGCCGGCCGGGGCTGGACCGGCGCCCCGGCCGGACTGCGGGCGCTGGTGGAGGGCGAGTTGGCGCTGCTGCGCACCGGCTTCCCCGAACTGCCCCGCCGCATCTCGGGGTACGCGCTGGACGCGCTGCTGCCCGAGCACGGCACCGACGTCGCCCGCTCCCTGTGCGGCACCGAGGGCACGCTCGGCGTGGTCACCGAGGCGGTGGTGAGGCTGGTGGCGGCGCCCCGCGCACGTGCGCTGGCCGTGCTGGGGTACGCCGACGAGAGCGCCGCCGCCGACGCGGTCGGCGGACTGCTCCCCGGGGGGTCCGCACGGGCGGGCGGTGGCGGGGCCGACCCGGGAGGCGGGCCGCTGACGATCGAGGGCATGGCCGCGGACCTGGTGCCCTCGGCGGCCGGACTGCCGCGGGGCGGCGCCTGGCTGTTCGTCGAGACCGGCGGGGACACCCCGGCCGAGGCGCACGCGCGTGCGCGGGGCCTCGTCCGCGCGGCCGACGCCCTGGACGCGCTGGTGGTGACCGACCCGGCTTCGCAGCGCGCCCTGTGGCGGATCCGGGAGGACGCGAGCGGCACAGCGACCCGGCTGCCGGACGGCACGGAGGCCTGGCCCGGCTGGGAGGACTGCGCGGTGCCGCCCGCCCGGCTCGGCGCCTACCTGCGGGACTTCCGCGGCCTGCTGTCCGCCCACGGCCTGCGCGGCACGCCGTACGGCCACTTCGGTGACGGCTGCATCCACGTCCGTATCGACTTCGACCTGCTCACCCCGAAGGGGGTCGCCGCCTTCCGCCGCTTCTCCGAGGAGCTCGCCGAACTGGTCGTGGCCCACGGCGGCTCGCTGTCCGGGGAGCACGGGGACGGGCAGGCGAGGGCGGAGCTGCTGCCCAGGATGTACGGCCCGGACCTGGTCGCCCTCTTCGAGCGGGCCAAGGCCGTCTGGGACCCGGACGACCTGCTCAACCCCGGGATGCTGGTGCGGCCCGCGCCGCTCGACGCCGGCCTGCGGTTCTCGGTCCTGCCGCGCGAACCGGTCGACGTGGCCTTCGGGTACCCGGCCGACGGCGGCGACTTCTCGGCCGCCGTGCGCCGCTGCGTGGGCGTCGCCAAGTGCCGTACGGCCGCGGTGGAGGGCCCCGCCGTCATGTGCCCGTCGTACCGCGCGACCGGCGAGGAGGAGCACTCCACGCGCGGACGGGCCCGGCTGCTGCACGAGATGCTGGCGGGCGAGCTGGTGACCGACGGCTGGCGGTCGACCGAGGTGCGCGACGCGCTCGACCTGTGCCTGTCCTGCAAGGGATGCCGCTCCGACTGCCCCGTCGGCGTCGACATGGCCACCTACAAGGCGGAGTTCCTGTACCACCACTACGCCGGACGACGGCGCCCGGCCGCGCACTACGCGCTGGGCCGGCTGCCGGTGTGGCTGCGCTGGTCGGCCCGGACCCGCGCGGTTCCCCTGATCAACGCGCTGGCCCGGGTGCCACCCCTCGCCCACGTGGCGAAACGGCTCGCCGGGATCGCGCCCGAGCGGGAGATCCCCCGGCTGGCGCGGCGGACGTTCAGCCGCTGGTGGGAGCGGCGGCGGCAGGGCGCCCCGGCCGCCGGTGCGGGCGGCGGGCTGGTCATCCTGTGGCCGGACACGTTCACGGAGCACCTCTCGCCGTCCGTGGGACAGGCGGCCGTACGTGTGCTGGAGGCGGCCGGGCTGCGGGTGGCGCTGCCGCCGACGCTGCACCTGGAGCGCCCACCGGTGGGCGACGGCCTGACGGTCGCCCTCGACCCGCTGTCCCTGCTGCGGGGCCGGGGCCGCGTCTGCTGCGGACTGACCTACGTCTCGACGGGGCAGCTCGACCGCGCCCGTGCGGTGCTGCGCCGCACCCTCGACCTGATGGAGCCGGTGCTGGACACCGCCGCCCCGGTCGTGGTCCTGGAGCCGAGCTGTGCGGCGGCCCTGCGCACCGACCTGCCCGAACTGCTGCACGACGACCCCCGGGCCGCCCGTCTCGCCGCCCGCGTCCTGACCTTCGCGGAGACCCTGGAGCGGCACGCCCCGCACTGGAGCCCGCCGCGCGTCGACCGCCCGGCGGCCGGCCAGACCCACTGCCACCAGCACGCGGTCCTCGGCGACGCGGCCGACCGCAGGCTGCGCGCCGCGGCGGGCCTGACCGGCGAGCTGTCCGGCGGCTGCTGCGGCCTCGCCGGCGACTTCGGCTTCGCGCGCGGGCACTTCGAGATCTCCCGCGCCTGCGCCGAGGAGCAGCTTCTGCCGTCGGTGCGCGCCGCGGACGGCACGGCGGTGGTCCTGGCCGACGGGTACTCCTGCCGCACCCAGCTGGAGCAGCTGGCGGGGGTGCGGGGACGGCATCTGGCGGAGGTGCTGGCACAGGCGCTGGAGGACACGGAACCGGCCGGGAAGAAGTCCCGCGAGGCGGGAAAGTGA
- a CDS encoding helix-turn-helix domain-containing protein, with amino-acid sequence MRSRELDPSASPLDYYGYELRRSREAAGLTLAQLGSIVFCTGSLIGQIETAAKVPQREFSERMDAALGTGGTFSRLVGLVLRSQLPGWFQPFAELESRATNLATFQAQVVHGLLQTPAYARAVLEAGWADRLDEQVAARIERQRVLTREDPPLIWVVLDEAVLHRPFGGHAVMREQLTHLLSLRTRLRVRVQVLPFGVGNHPATAGSFTVLRFENDPDITYSENYDKGFMTANPQVVRDCSHRYDHLQAAALSIEDSAALIARVREDRYAEQPEPDGRDLA; translated from the coding sequence GTGCGGAGTCGCGAACTGGACCCGAGTGCGTCGCCGTTGGACTACTACGGCTACGAGTTGCGGCGCAGCCGCGAGGCGGCGGGGCTGACGCTGGCGCAGCTCGGCTCGATCGTCTTCTGCACGGGCTCGCTGATCGGCCAGATCGAAACGGCGGCGAAGGTCCCGCAGAGGGAGTTCTCGGAACGGATGGACGCGGCGCTGGGAACGGGCGGGACGTTCTCCCGTCTGGTGGGGTTGGTGCTGCGCAGCCAGTTGCCGGGGTGGTTTCAGCCGTTCGCCGAGTTGGAATCGCGCGCTACGAACCTCGCCACCTTTCAGGCACAAGTGGTGCACGGGCTGCTTCAAACCCCGGCATACGCCAGGGCGGTGTTGGAAGCGGGCTGGGCAGACCGGCTTGACGAGCAGGTGGCGGCTCGCATCGAGCGACAACGCGTCCTCACGCGTGAGGACCCGCCTCTTATCTGGGTTGTGTTGGACGAGGCTGTACTGCACAGGCCCTTCGGAGGCCATGCGGTGATGCGGGAGCAACTCACCCACCTGCTGAGCCTCAGGACGCGACTGCGCGTGCGCGTGCAGGTGCTGCCCTTCGGCGTCGGCAACCACCCCGCGACAGCAGGGTCGTTCACCGTGCTGCGTTTCGAGAACGACCCCGACATCACCTACTCCGAGAACTACGACAAGGGATTCATGACCGCCAATCCCCAAGTCGTCAGGGACTGTTCACATCGCTACGATCATTTGCAAGCCGCCGCCCTCTCCATCGAGGACTCGGCGGCACTGATCGCCCGCGTTCGGGAGGACCGCTATGCAGAACAGCCAGAACCTGACGGGCGCGACCTGGCGTAA